A DNA window from Nostoc sp. KVJ3 contains the following coding sequences:
- a CDS encoding tyrosine-type recombinase/integrase, with product MRLLWDNGLRRQEIVNLNVRDFNAKEKTLEILGKGKGSQKEVLDLSERTTDAISGWIKVSKKKRSNEALFTVLAYHKNGARLTGEAIRRLVMGYASKPELLRRCHRIVSATVRLLQYWI from the coding sequence ATGCGGTTACTTTGGGATAATGGCTTGCGTCGTCAGGAGATAGTCAATTTGAATGTGCGTGACTTTAACGCCAAGGAAAAAACTCTTGAAATCCTGGGTAAAGGCAAGGGTAGCCAGAAGGAAGTTCTTGACCTATCGGAAAGAACCACCGACGCAATCTCCGGTTGGATAAAGGTAAGTAAGAAGAAACGTAGTAATGAAGCGCTTTTCACGGTGCTGGCATACCACAAGAATGGAGCGAGATTAACCGGGGAGGCAATCAGGCGACTGGTGATGGGCTATGCAAGCAAGCCGGAATTACTAAGAAGATGTCACCGCATCGTGTCCGCCACAGTGCGATTACTACAGTATTGGATCTGA